From a region of the Micropterus dolomieu isolate WLL.071019.BEF.003 ecotype Adirondacks linkage group LG21, ASM2129224v1, whole genome shotgun sequence genome:
- the prkg2 gene encoding cGMP-dependent protein kinase 2, giving the protein MLECAKKSFLLLNHLPSSSEGSGEKMGNGSMKSKRYKHTDGSAAASNSRPHKDNSGGFKNVSLESLRARVDELEREGKRRDEELCAKDQQIKGLQEQLAKQTRALAELSEELQNKCIQLNKLQDVMKNQRGASASLASRPPSIKTSGKSSPNLSVRIKETLNRRKGAKAGVSAEPTSRTYDSSSLPKFSFEKARVPKDASVKKLLTDALNKNQYLKRLELQQIKDMVECMYERTYQQGEYVIKQGEPGNHLFVLADGKLDVFQHNKLLTSITVWTTFGELAILYNCTRTASVRAVNKVRTWALDREVFQNIMRRTAETRHEQYRNFLRSVSLLANLPEDKLSKIVDCLEVEYYDKGEYVIREGEEGSTFYIIAHGKVKVTQTTEAHKLPQIINTLQKGDYFGEKALISDDVRSANIIAEENGVECLVIDRETFDQTVGTFNELQKYLQGYVATLDRDDKKRHARRSVSRHQSQPLSADVIHLRDMVSAFPPCRPFDHLEVIATLGVGGFGRVELVKVRNEDITFALKVIKKKHVVDNRQEEHIHSERKILAEARSPFIVKLYRTFKDNKYVYMLLEACLGGEIWSLLRDRGSFDEPTAKFCVGCVTEAFDYLHRKGVLYRDLKPENLMLDSEGYIKLVDFGFAKKIRCGQKTWTFCGTPEYVAPEIILNKGHNFSVDFWSLGILVFELLTGSPPFTGSDQMMTYTFILKGIEKMDFPKKITKRPEDLIRKLCRRNPSERLGNLKNGITDIKKHRWFNGFNWEGLKARTLLSPLKRELTGPTDHSYFDSYPPDEDSPPDELSGWDMDF; this is encoded by the exons ATGCTCGAATGTGCAAAGaaatcttttcttcttttaaatcatCTTCCAAGCTCGTCTGAAGGCTCCG GTGAAAAGATGGGGAATGGTTCAATGAAATCAAAGcgttacaaacacacagacggCTCAGCTGCTGCTTCCAACAGCCGACCTCATAAAGATAACAGTGGTGGGTTCAAAAATGTGTCCCTGGAGTCCCTGAGGGCCCGAGTGGACGAGCTGGAGCGTGAGGGCAAGAGGAGGGATGAGGAACTTTGTGCCAAAGACCAGCAGATCAAAGGTCTCCAGGAGCAGCTAGCCAAACAGACGCGAGCTCTGGCCGAGCTGAGCGAGGAGCTGCAGAACAAGTGCATCCAGCTCAACAAGCTGCAGGACGTGATGAAGAACCAGAGGGGAGCATCTGCAAGTCTGGCATCCAGGCCCCCTTCCATCAAAACCAGTGGCAAGAGCAGCCCCAACCTCAGTGTTCGCATCAAGGAAACCCTCAATAGAAGGAAAGGGGCTAAAGCTGGGGTGTCGGCCGAGCCTACATCCAGGACCTACGACTCCAGCAGCCTTCCAAAGTTCTCTTTCGAGAAGGCTAGAGTACCAAAGGATGCAAG TGTGAAGAAGCTGCTAACAGACGCCCTGAACAAGAACCAGTACCTGAAGAGGCTGGAGCTGCAGCAGATCAAAGACATGGTGGAGTGTATGTATGAGCGCACCTACCAGCAGGGAGAGTACGTCATCAAGCAGGGAGAGCCTGGGAACCATCTGTTTGTCCTGGCAG ATGGGAAGCTGGATGTGTTTCAACATAACAAACTGCTCACATCGATAACTGTGTGGACCACGTTTGGAGAATTAGCCATTTTGTACAACTGCACACGGACTGCATCAGTGCGAG CTGTGAACAAAGTGAGGACGTGGGCTTTGGACCGAGAGGTATTTCAGAACATCATGAGGAGGACGGCTGAGACGCGACATGAACAGTACCGCAACTTCCTGCGAAG tgtttcccTCTTGGCTAATCTACCAGAAGACAAGTTAAGCAAAATAGTGGACTGCCTCGAGGTG GAATACTATGACAAGGGAGAGTACGTCATccgggagggagaggagggcaGCACTTTCTACATTATTGCACATGGAAAG GTGAAGGTGACCCAGACCACCGAGGCCCACAAGTTGCCGCAGATCATTAACACACTGCAGAAGGGGGACTACTTCGGGGAGAAAGCCCTTATAAG TGATGACGTCAGGTCAGCTAATATCATCGCTGAGGAGAATGGGGTGGAGTGCCTTGTCATCGACAGAGA GACATTTGATCAGACAGTGGGCACCTTCAATGAGCTGCAGAAGTACCTTCAAGGCTACGTGGCAACACTTGATCGAGACGACAAGAAGAGACATGCCAG GAGGTCAGTGTCACGCCACCAGAGCCAACCGCTTTCAGCAGACGTCATCCATCTGAGGGACATGGTGTCAGCGTTCCCTCCATGCAGGCCCTTCGACCACCTGGAGGTCATCGCTACTCTTGGGGTCGGCGGCTTTGGACGTGTAGAACTG GTGAAGGTGCGTAACGAGGACATCACCTTCGCGCTAAAGGTCATCAAGAAGAAGCACGTCGTGGACAACAGGCAGGAAGAGCACATCCACTCGGAGAGGAAGATCCTTGCTGAGGCTCGCTCGCCTTTCATTGTCAA ACTGTATCGCACGTTTAAAGATAACAAATATGTGTACATGCTGCTGGAGGCCTGTCTGGGTGGAGAGATTTGGAGTCTGCTCAGAGACAG GGGGAGTTTTGATGAGCCCACTGCCAAATTCTGCGTTGGTTGCGTCACAGAAGCTTTCGATTACCTCCATCGCAAGGGTGTCCTCTACAGAGATCTGAAGCCTGAGAACCTCATGCTGGATAGTGAGGGATACATCAAACTG GTTGACTTCGGTTTTGCCAAGAAGATCAGATGTGGCCAAAAGACCTGGACCTTCTGTGGGACACCGGAGTATGTGGCCCCTGAAATCATCCTCAACAAAGGCCACAACTTCAGTGTGGACTTCTGGTCTCTGGGCATCCTGGTGTTTGAGCTCCTTACTGGCAG TCCTCCGTTCACTGGGAGTGACCAGATGATGACGTACACTTTCATCTTGAAAGGCATTGAGAAGATGGACTTTCCCAAGAAGATCACCAAGAGACCTGAAGACCTCATCCGCAAGCTATGCAG GCGAAATCCCTCAGAGCGACTGGGCAATCTCAAAAATGGAATAACTGATATCAAGAAGCACAG GTGGTTTAACGGTTTTAACTGGGAGGGACTGAAGGCAAGGACTTTACTATCGCCACTGAAAAGAGAA CTTACAGGACCGACAGATCACAGCTATTTTGACAGCTACCCTCCAGATGAGGACTCTCCTCCTGATGAGCTGTCTGGTTGGGACATGGACTTCTGA